The Burkholderia pyrrocinia genome includes a region encoding these proteins:
- a CDS encoding P1 family peptidase produces MRTRDLGIRIGLGTPGRFNAITDVPGVRVGHCTLNVENGDASIRTGVTVIEPRAGAAHDSPCFAGVHVLNGNGDATGLEWIREAGLLTTPIAYTNTHSVGAVRDALVANEREAAAGRVYWCMPVVMETYDGLLNDIWGQHVSAAHVQRALSAAQSGPVAEGSVGGGTGMICHEFKGGIGTASRVLAADAGGWTVGALVQANYGVREMLRVAGYPVGDVLRHVHSPFRAPDAKGEAGMGSIVVTIATDAPLLPHQCTRLAQRAGVGLARVGGGTEDSSGDVFLAFATGNDGLPAANYGSKGAPTTGVKMVNNDHISALFVSAAEAVEEAIVNALVAGGDVESRGARVEGLGQARLLDALREVGWRPGRGA; encoded by the coding sequence ATGCGCACGAGGGATCTCGGCATCCGCATCGGACTCGGCACGCCGGGCCGCTTCAACGCGATCACGGACGTTCCGGGCGTGCGGGTCGGGCATTGCACGCTGAACGTCGAGAACGGCGACGCATCGATCCGTACCGGCGTCACCGTCATCGAACCGCGCGCGGGCGCCGCGCACGATTCGCCATGCTTCGCGGGCGTGCACGTGCTGAACGGCAACGGCGACGCGACCGGGCTCGAGTGGATCCGCGAGGCCGGCCTGCTGACGACGCCGATCGCCTATACGAACACGCACAGCGTCGGCGCGGTGCGCGACGCGCTCGTCGCGAACGAGCGTGAAGCGGCGGCCGGCCGCGTGTACTGGTGCATGCCGGTCGTGATGGAAACCTACGACGGGCTGCTGAACGACATCTGGGGGCAGCACGTGAGCGCCGCGCACGTGCAGCGCGCGCTGTCCGCCGCGCAGTCGGGGCCGGTCGCCGAGGGCAGCGTGGGTGGCGGCACGGGCATGATCTGCCACGAGTTCAAGGGCGGCATCGGCACCGCGTCGCGCGTGCTCGCGGCTGATGCGGGCGGCTGGACCGTCGGCGCGCTGGTGCAGGCGAACTACGGCGTGCGCGAGATGCTGCGCGTCGCCGGCTACCCGGTCGGCGACGTGCTGCGGCACGTGCATTCGCCGTTCCGCGCACCGGACGCGAAAGGCGAGGCCGGCATGGGCTCGATCGTCGTCACGATCGCGACCGACGCACCGCTGCTGCCGCATCAGTGCACGCGCCTCGCGCAGCGCGCGGGCGTCGGGCTCGCGCGCGTCGGCGGCGGCACCGAGGATTCGAGCGGCGACGTCTTCCTTGCGTTTGCAACAGGCAATGACGGTCTGCCGGCGGCGAACTACGGCAGCAAGGGGGCGCCGACCACCGGCGTGAAGATGGTCAACAACGACCATATTTCCGCGCTGTTCGTCTCGGCGGCGGAAGCGGTGGAGGAAGCGATCGTGAATGCGCTGGTCGCAGGCGGCGACGTCGAGTCGCGCGGCGCGCGGGTCGAAGGGCTCGGGCAGGCGCGCTTGCTGGATGCGTTGCGCGAAGTGGGCTGGCGGCCGGGGCGCGGCGCCTGA